One window from the genome of Sphaerotilus microaerophilus encodes:
- the cas1 gene encoding CRISPR-associated endonuclease Cas1 yields MSTLLLDRAGLEVRSDGNALALYEAGERRGSVPLALLERCIIQGAQTRLDSGVLLKLAEAGVTTVLFSPRAGRRVATVLGPAHNDAAVRLAQAHRVGDAGWCLQWSRQIVRAKLLRQRRALRTWLAARPDARKPLTDALASVDAALGRLADAAGDADEAPAPADAGAAPLDIPAPLDIPALRGLEGAAARAHFAGLAAVLPPALGFAGRNRRPPRDPANVCLSLAYTLLHVEAVQACHIAGLDPLLGFYHRPAFGRESLASDLIEPLRAAADVWAWQLLRERRLREEHFSNDRGACLLGKAGRASFYAAWAGESRPWRRWLRQRAVTLARHLRGEGLAWVDADPDDEEALA; encoded by the coding sequence ATGTCCACCCTCCTGCTTGACCGTGCCGGCCTCGAAGTGCGCAGCGATGGCAACGCCCTGGCCCTCTACGAAGCCGGCGAGCGCCGCGGCAGCGTGCCCCTGGCGCTGCTGGAGCGCTGCATCATCCAGGGCGCGCAGACCCGGCTCGACTCCGGCGTGCTGCTCAAGCTGGCCGAGGCCGGCGTCACCACCGTGCTGTTCAGCCCGCGCGCCGGGCGGCGCGTGGCCACCGTGCTCGGCCCGGCCCACAACGACGCCGCGGTGCGCCTGGCCCAGGCCCACCGCGTCGGCGATGCCGGCTGGTGCCTGCAGTGGAGCCGGCAGATCGTGCGCGCCAAGCTGCTGCGCCAGCGCCGCGCCCTGCGCACCTGGCTGGCCGCCCGCCCGGATGCGCGCAAGCCGCTGACCGACGCGCTCGCCTCGGTGGACGCCGCCCTGGGCCGGCTCGCCGATGCCGCCGGGGACGCCGATGAAGCGCCTGCCCCGGCCGATGCGGGCGCCGCCCCGCTCGACATCCCCGCCCCGCTCGACATCCCCGCCCTGCGCGGCCTGGAAGGCGCCGCCGCCCGTGCCCACTTCGCCGGCCTGGCGGCGGTGCTGCCCCCGGCGCTCGGCTTTGCCGGGCGCAACCGCCGCCCGCCGCGCGACCCCGCCAACGTCTGCCTCTCGCTGGCCTACACCCTGCTGCACGTCGAGGCGGTGCAGGCCTGCCACATCGCCGGGCTCGACCCCCTGCTGGGTTTCTACCACCGCCCCGCCTTCGGCCGCGAGTCCCTGGCCAGCGACCTGATCGAGCCGCTGCGCGCCGCCGCCGACGTCTGGGCCTGGCAACTGCTGCGCGAGCGCCGCCTGCGCGAGGAGCACTTCAGCAACGACCGCGGCGCCTGCCTGCTCGGCAAGGCCGGGCGCGCCAGCTTCTACGCCGCCTGGGCGGGCGAATCGCGCCCCTGGCGGCGCTGGCTGCGGCAGCGCGCCGTCACCCTGGCGCGCCACCTGCGCGGCGAGGGACTGGCCTGGGTCGACGCCGATCCGGACGATGAAGAAGCCCTTGCCTGA